From Haloglomus litoreum, the proteins below share one genomic window:
- a CDS encoding DUF2298 domain-containing protein, which produces MEYLLVGVWLVTYLALGLAALPAAAWLFPGFADRGAAFALPLALAVLGVVGYLVGQVAFGWPALVAGLLALVGASYLAGDIDIDRSRAAEAAAVFTVGFLFVVAVRAFDPAVHPIGGEKFLDFGLLKSLLRTAAAMGTLAPEDMWFAGEPVQYYYGGHMLAALLTTLTSTPGRFAYNLALAGFFGALVVAAWGIASNVAAAQGAPRRFAGALGAFFAGIAANLQTAALILLWLLPSGLASGLVGALGLDPEVAGWTPADFSYWSASRVIPGTINEFPLFAWLNGDLHAHMMSTPFTLLLAAILFAYWRTPEAEVTRRRLLVFGLVPPLAGFIAIVNTWSFPTAAGLTFLVLTFAPTRPSTLLPDRVRGRLPDLARADGGVTAGTGTEPAESDEAAADAGLGDRLREEVLRSGIALGLAAAMLVVGTLWALPFWLGTASGRSIGFLPGRSSLGGLLLVHGAFLLAFGAYLGRRVGQDLRSVEQPLLTALVSTLFSLAALSVPLYVIPLPAGSGLPVSLVLLGAVLVTGSRLDPFADLSLPVLLAPYLVLTAYAMDFAALALFGPLVVAGWVLLRLDRDVGYETLLVVAGAGLVVLVEFLYVIERAGPERFNTVFKTYAQVWALWAPAMGVVLTRLIFAGRASFDAPNADTWRTVGRVSAAALVFLTALYAGFAVPTHFNAGGPASLDSTAFVGQSHPAEARAIGYIDGLEGQPNIVTAAPAGYRWNPQAGKGAAAPASLTGVPTVAGWYHEIGYRGQPAYQERVDDVETIYTGSTEQQLELLDAYDVEYIYVGPAERNRYDGTTLGALRNHEAVSVVHQSGGNNGVVLLRVDQSKL; this is translated from the coding sequence ATGGAGTACCTGCTGGTCGGCGTCTGGCTGGTGACGTATCTGGCGCTGGGGCTGGCGGCCCTGCCGGCGGCCGCGTGGCTGTTCCCCGGGTTCGCCGACCGAGGCGCGGCGTTCGCGCTGCCGCTCGCGCTCGCGGTCCTCGGTGTCGTCGGCTACCTCGTCGGGCAGGTCGCCTTCGGCTGGCCGGCGCTGGTCGCCGGCCTGCTCGCGCTGGTCGGCGCCTCCTATCTCGCCGGCGACATCGACATCGACCGCAGTCGCGCCGCCGAGGCGGCCGCCGTCTTCACCGTCGGCTTCCTGTTCGTCGTCGCGGTCCGCGCGTTCGACCCCGCCGTCCACCCCATCGGCGGCGAGAAGTTCCTCGACTTCGGCCTCCTCAAGTCGCTGCTCCGGACCGCCGCCGCGATGGGGACGCTCGCCCCGGAGGATATGTGGTTCGCGGGCGAACCCGTCCAGTACTACTACGGGGGCCACATGCTCGCGGCCCTGCTGACGACGCTGACGAGCACGCCCGGGCGCTTCGCCTACAACCTCGCGCTCGCGGGCTTCTTCGGGGCGCTCGTCGTTGCCGCCTGGGGCATCGCGAGCAACGTCGCCGCCGCGCAGGGCGCCCCCCGACGCTTCGCCGGGGCGCTGGGCGCCTTCTTCGCCGGCATCGCCGCGAACTTGCAGACCGCCGCGCTGATTCTGCTCTGGCTGCTCCCGTCCGGCCTCGCGTCGGGGCTGGTCGGCGCCCTCGGGCTGGACCCCGAGGTCGCGGGCTGGACGCCCGCCGACTTCTCCTACTGGTCGGCCTCACGCGTCATCCCGGGCACCATCAACGAGTTCCCCCTGTTCGCGTGGCTGAACGGCGACCTCCACGCCCACATGATGAGTACGCCGTTCACGCTCCTGCTGGCCGCCATCCTGTTCGCCTACTGGCGGACGCCCGAGGCGGAGGTGACCCGGCGCCGGCTCCTCGTCTTCGGTCTCGTGCCGCCGCTGGCTGGCTTCATCGCCATCGTCAACACCTGGTCGTTCCCGACCGCGGCGGGGCTCACCTTCCTCGTGCTGACGTTCGCCCCGACGCGGCCCTCGACGCTGCTGCCCGACCGGGTCCGTGGACGGCTCCCGGACCTCGCGCGAGCGGACGGCGGCGTCACGGCCGGCACGGGAACGGAACCCGCCGAATCCGACGAGGCAGCAGCCGACGCCGGCCTCGGGGACCGCCTCCGGGAGGAGGTGCTCCGGTCGGGCATCGCGCTCGGTCTCGCCGCCGCCATGCTCGTCGTCGGGACGCTCTGGGCACTCCCGTTCTGGCTCGGCACCGCGAGCGGGCGGTCCATCGGCTTCCTCCCCGGCCGGAGTTCGCTCGGCGGCCTCCTGCTCGTCCACGGCGCCTTCCTGCTGGCCTTCGGCGCCTACCTCGGCCGACGCGTCGGCCAGGACCTCCGGAGCGTCGAACAGCCCCTCCTGACGGCGCTCGTCTCGACGCTGTTCTCGCTCGCGGCCCTCTCGGTCCCGCTGTACGTCATCCCGCTTCCGGCCGGGAGCGGGCTCCCGGTCTCGCTGGTCCTGCTCGGCGCCGTCCTCGTCACCGGGAGCCGGCTGGACCCGTTCGCGGACCTCTCGCTCCCGGTCCTGCTGGCGCCGTATCTCGTCCTGACGGCGTACGCGATGGACTTCGCCGCGCTCGCGCTGTTCGGGCCGCTCGTGGTCGCCGGCTGGGTCCTGCTCCGGCTTGACCGCGACGTGGGCTACGAGACACTGCTGGTCGTCGCCGGGGCCGGCCTCGTGGTCCTCGTCGAGTTCCTCTACGTCATCGAGCGCGCCGGCCCCGAACGCTTCAACACCGTCTTCAAGACCTACGCGCAGGTGTGGGCGCTCTGGGCGCCCGCGATGGGCGTCGTCCTGACGCGACTGATCTTCGCCGGCCGGGCCTCCTTCGACGCGCCCAACGCCGACACCTGGCGCACGGTCGGCCGAGTGAGCGCCGCCGCACTGGTGTTCCTCACCGCGCTGTACGCCGGCTTCGCCGTCCCGACACACTTCAACGCGGGCGGCCCGGCATCGCTCGACAGCACGGCGTTCGTCGGGCAGTCGCATCCGGCCGAGGCCCGTGCCATCGGTTACATCGACGGGTTGGAGGGCCAGCCGAACATCGTCACCGCGGCCCCGGCGGGTTACCGCTGGAACCCGCAGGCCGGCAAGGGGGCCGCCGCCCCCGCCTCGCTGACCGGGGTGCCGACGGTCGCGGGCTGGTACCACGAGATCGGCTATCGCGGCCAGCCGGCCTACCAGGAGCGCGTCGACGACGTCGAGACCATCTACACCGGCTCCACCGAGCAGCAGCTCGAGCTGCTGGACGCCTACGACGTGGAGTACATCTACGTCGGCCCCGCCGAGCGCAACCGCTACGACGGTACCACGCTGGGCGCCCTCCGGAACCACGAGGCCGTCTCCGTGGTCCACCAGTCCGGTGGGAACAACGGCGTCGTCCTCCTGCGAGTGGACCAGTCGAAGCTGTAG
- a CDS encoding GtrA family protein encodes MSVADLLRARIQALASAGRIGQFVSVGVAGASLETVIVALLTGGFVVEAVLAGRPLVAKAIGAEASITLMFLLNDNWTFADHGGAGPVALVRRWLKSHLVRSVGLAVAFATLYVLTAWTDITFVVAGGDIWPTVANGIGIGVGLSINYVAESLLTWRVHDMET; translated from the coding sequence ATGAGCGTCGCCGACCTCCTGCGTGCCCGGATTCAGGCGCTCGCCTCGGCCGGCCGCATCGGCCAGTTCGTCTCGGTCGGCGTCGCCGGCGCCTCGCTGGAGACGGTCATCGTCGCGCTCCTCACCGGCGGGTTCGTCGTCGAGGCGGTGCTCGCCGGCCGCCCCCTGGTCGCGAAGGCCATCGGCGCGGAGGCCTCCATCACCCTGATGTTCCTGCTCAACGACAACTGGACCTTCGCCGACCACGGCGGCGCCGGGCCGGTCGCGCTCGTCCGGCGCTGGCTCAAGTCCCACCTCGTGCGGTCGGTCGGACTGGCCGTGGCGTTCGCCACGCTGTACGTCCTCACCGCGTGGACCGACATCACGTTCGTCGTCGCCGGGGGTGACATCTGGCCCACCGTCGCCAACGGCATCGGTATCGGCGTCGGCCTCAGCATCAACTACGTCGCCGAGAGCCTCCTGACCTGGCGCGTCCACGATATGGAGACGTGA
- a CDS encoding NAD(P)/FAD-dependent oxidoreductase → MTDVAVVGGGLAGLVAARRLAEAGARVELFERRDEFGGRVRSTHDGRYTFDRGFQVLFTGYPAARRELDLDRLDLREFPPGAVICRPGHRSTLSDPLRDLGALVPTLLNRDVRTADKLRLFRLQRELKGKSEREIFAGEDRSIRSFLADYGFSTALVEHFAEPFYGGITLDRSLGSSAAVFQYTFKCLSEGAIAVPAAGMGAIPEQLATRAERADVTLHTGETVTSVEPDGDDARTDGVALTLEGVTGTRRFDACVVATNPRAATELTGVATPDEARGCTTGYYSLPAHKDLRTGGRILLNAADDRPNEVVPLSAVAPEYAPDDRQLLSATWLDVEDADDDALTAEVREALADWYPEHRFDDIEHEHTDRVAFAQFAQPPGFRDDLPGVGEPAGPVYLAGDYTSWSSIHAALDSGGRAARAVLDEQGI, encoded by the coding sequence ATGACAGATGTCGCCGTCGTCGGTGGAGGGCTCGCCGGACTCGTGGCCGCCCGTCGACTCGCGGAGGCCGGCGCCCGCGTCGAACTGTTCGAGCGCCGCGACGAGTTCGGCGGCCGCGTCCGCTCGACCCACGACGGGCGCTACACCTTCGACCGCGGGTTCCAGGTGCTGTTCACCGGCTACCCGGCCGCCCGACGCGAACTCGACCTGGACCGGCTGGACCTGCGGGAGTTCCCGCCCGGCGCGGTCATCTGCCGGCCGGGCCACCGCTCGACGCTGTCGGACCCGCTCCGGGACCTCGGCGCGCTCGTCCCGACGCTCCTCAACCGGGACGTCCGCACCGCGGACAAACTGCGACTGTTCCGGCTGCAGCGCGAGCTGAAGGGGAAGTCCGAGCGCGAGATCTTCGCCGGGGAGGACCGGTCGATCCGGTCGTTCCTCGCCGACTACGGCTTCTCGACGGCGCTCGTCGAGCACTTCGCGGAGCCGTTCTACGGCGGCATCACGCTCGACCGCTCGCTCGGATCCTCGGCGGCGGTCTTCCAGTACACGTTCAAGTGCCTCTCGGAGGGCGCCATCGCCGTCCCGGCGGCCGGGATGGGCGCCATCCCCGAGCAACTCGCCACGCGGGCCGAGCGCGCCGACGTCACGCTCCACACCGGGGAGACGGTCACGTCGGTCGAGCCCGACGGGGACGACGCCCGGACGGACGGGGTGGCGCTCACGCTGGAGGGCGTGACCGGGACCCGCCGCTTCGACGCCTGCGTGGTCGCGACGAACCCGAGGGCCGCCACGGAGCTGACGGGGGTCGCCACGCCCGACGAGGCCCGCGGCTGCACGACGGGCTACTACTCGCTCCCGGCGCACAAGGACCTCCGGACGGGCGGGCGCATCCTGCTGAACGCGGCCGACGACCGGCCGAACGAGGTCGTCCCGCTCTCCGCGGTGGCGCCGGAGTACGCCCCCGATGACCGCCAGTTGCTGAGCGCGACCTGGCTGGACGTCGAGGACGCTGACGACGACGCCCTGACCGCCGAGGTGCGCGAGGCGCTGGCCGACTGGTACCCCGAGCACCGCTTCGACGACATCGAACACGAGCACACCGACCGCGTCGCGTTCGCGCAGTTCGCCCAGCCGCCGGGCTTCCGCGACGACCTGCCCGGCGTCGGCGAGCCCGCCGGTCCCGTGTATCTGGCGGGCGACTACACCTCGTGGTCCTCCATCCACGCGGCGCTCGACTCGGGCGGCCGAGCGGCCCGCGCGGTGCTGGACGAGCAGGGGATCTGA
- a CDS encoding 30S ribosomal protein S27e — protein sequence MAGDFISVQCPDCENEQTVFGKASTEVACAVCGHVLARPTGGLADVEAEVLEVVESRSA from the coding sequence ATGGCTGGGGACTTCATCTCGGTCCAGTGTCCGGACTGCGAGAACGAACAGACCGTCTTCGGGAAGGCCTCCACCGAGGTCGCGTGTGCCGTCTGCGGCCACGTCCTCGCCCGGCCCACGGGCGGCCTCGCCGACGTCGAGGCGGAGGTCCTCGAGGTCGTCGAGTCCCGCTCGGCCTGA
- a CDS encoding RNA-guided endonuclease InsQ/TnpB family protein, whose product MADEYLYRTAITRLRVEESDLRLLERTIDEFRRGCQLAVDRGFPGVTEKLALQSRVYDEVRESTELKSQHAILATHRAAEAIAGVRDRWSAGRQASKPRFTSPTVPYDARTMTLFDDGTVSLTTVEGRVRPELVLPEDDDGYQYRYLNTDRWSVTESSLTVRDGEFYLHIGFRRPKEQLAAEDGAVLGVDFGVENIAVTSTARFFSGREATHERRQFDRRRASLQQTGTRSAHRTLQQLSGNEERRHRQRLHEIANGIVEEALRHDCSTIAVEELTGIRDELPEATWFHIWAFRQLREYLRYKAAASRIEVVSVNPRDTSKGCSDCGHVADGNRRSRGHFCCVACGSEANADYNAAKNVALKHVHRGPQSSRGTGTRQCALKSGTVTANGTFVPG is encoded by the coding sequence GTGGCCGACGAGTACCTCTACCGGACGGCGATTACGCGGCTTCGTGTAGAGGAATCTGACCTTCGGCTACTCGAGCGTACGATTGATGAATTCCGCCGTGGTTGTCAGCTCGCGGTCGACCGCGGCTTCCCCGGAGTCACGGAGAAGCTGGCGCTCCAGTCACGTGTCTACGATGAGGTCCGCGAGTCGACCGAGCTGAAGAGCCAGCACGCGATTCTGGCCACGCACCGGGCTGCAGAGGCGATTGCTGGTGTCCGTGACCGGTGGTCAGCCGGTCGCCAAGCCTCGAAGCCACGATTTACCAGCCCGACCGTCCCGTACGACGCACGGACGATGACGCTGTTCGACGATGGGACGGTTTCGCTCACGACCGTAGAGGGGCGTGTTCGACCGGAGCTCGTACTACCCGAGGACGACGATGGCTACCAGTACCGCTACCTGAATACCGACCGGTGGTCTGTCACGGAGAGTTCGCTCACGGTTCGCGACGGGGAGTTCTACCTCCACATCGGGTTTCGACGGCCGAAGGAACAGCTAGCTGCCGAGGACGGAGCGGTCCTCGGGGTCGACTTCGGCGTCGAGAACATCGCCGTCACGAGCACGGCGCGATTCTTCAGCGGTCGAGAGGCGACCCACGAGCGCAGGCAGTTCGATCGACGCCGAGCCTCGCTGCAGCAGACGGGAACGCGGAGTGCCCATCGGACGCTGCAACAGCTGTCGGGCAACGAGGAACGACGCCATCGACAACGGCTCCACGAGATTGCAAACGGGATCGTGGAGGAAGCGCTGCGCCACGATTGCTCGACCATCGCCGTCGAGGAGTTGACCGGGATTCGCGACGAGCTGCCGGAAGCGACTTGGTTCCACATCTGGGCCTTTCGCCAGCTCCGAGAATACCTCCGCTACAAGGCAGCGGCATCCAGAATCGAGGTCGTCTCCGTCAACCCGCGGGATACCTCGAAGGGCTGTTCCGATTGTGGCCACGTCGCCGATGGGAACCGGCGGAGCAGGGGACACTTCTGTTGCGTCGCCTGTGGATCGGAGGCGAATGCCGACTACAACGCGGCGAAGAACGTCGCGCTCAAACACGTCCATCGTGGCCCTCAGTCGTCACGGGGGACGGGCACCCGCCAGTGTGCCCTGAAGTCTGGGACCGTCACCGCCAACGGGACGTTCGTCCCCGGGTGA
- a CDS encoding metallophosphoesterase — MSSRGASIEGVTLRDRAVHLERADALVLADTHLGRDEASNVQLRMGEDTDIVERVGVLLERFEPAELVVAGDLLHSFEGVPRGVRESLGDLRTAAEAADAHVVVTPGNHDTMLADLWDGPTVDAYTLADGDREVVVCHGHEDPAGMDADLYVVGHDHPTIEIEGQRRACYLHGRECYRGADLLMLPSFTRLAAGAPVNGMGTADFMSPLVTDADLLRPTVRDERADETLAFPPLGRFREML; from the coding sequence ATGTCCTCGCGCGGCGCCTCCATCGAGGGAGTCACCCTCCGCGACCGCGCGGTCCACCTCGAGCGCGCCGACGCACTCGTCCTCGCGGACACCCACCTCGGCCGCGACGAGGCCTCGAACGTCCAGCTCCGCATGGGGGAGGACACCGACATCGTCGAGCGGGTCGGGGTGCTGCTCGAACGGTTCGAGCCCGCCGAACTCGTCGTCGCGGGCGACCTCCTCCACTCGTTCGAGGGCGTCCCGCGTGGCGTCCGCGAGTCGCTGGGCGACCTCCGGACGGCTGCCGAGGCGGCCGACGCCCACGTGGTCGTCACGCCCGGCAACCACGACACGATGCTCGCCGACCTGTGGGACGGCCCCACCGTCGACGCGTACACGCTCGCCGACGGCGACCGCGAGGTGGTGGTCTGCCACGGACACGAGGACCCGGCCGGAATGGACGCGGACCTGTACGTCGTCGGCCACGACCACCCGACCATCGAGATCGAGGGACAGCGCCGCGCCTGCTACCTCCACGGCCGCGAGTGCTACCGGGGTGCGGACCTGCTGATGCTCCCCTCGTTCACGCGGCTGGCGGCGGGGGCGCCCGTCAACGGGATGGGGACGGCCGATTTCATGTCGCCACTCGTCACGGACGCGGACCTCCTTCGACCGACGGTCCGGGACGAGCGCGCCGACGAGACGCTGGCGTTCCCGCCGCTGGGGCGGTTCCGGGAGATGCTGTAG
- a CDS encoding RNA-guided endonuclease InsQ/TnpB family protein: protein MEVTRTIPVKLDVPAERHDDLHRTIKQFNHACNYTVQHGRNEEGYLILNKSTIHDHVYYDLRDETDLPANLCIRAYSKAVEAMKSTVADWKKGNSRPLPRFDKPSAVYDKRTLTINDRSATLSTINGRVAVDYVLGDYQQSYLDDNDYEKRMGTLHYREDEDAFYLHIVIKKEVEARNGDRVLGVDLNLKNVAVTSTGSFYDGGELLWGQNHYFRVRRSLQHKGTRSAKQVLRRLSGRETRFVLNRLHTISRRIVEEADAHDCSYIAVEELTHIRERMDNRDDQVKRQLHNWAFRELQEMLAYKAAEYGIRVEEIPPAYTSQSCSKCGHQSNTNRNSETGWFECTECGYEADGDYNAAKNIGRKLLTLPEGKRPSGLGDSHLALKSGTLNGNGEYTAYDASSSDQESTDKPTTSVVGR, encoded by the coding sequence ATGGAGGTCACACGTACCATCCCCGTCAAACTGGACGTGCCCGCTGAGCGGCACGATGACCTCCATCGGACGATCAAACAGTTCAACCACGCCTGCAACTACACCGTCCAGCACGGTCGCAACGAAGAGGGCTACCTCATCCTCAACAAGTCCACCATACACGACCACGTATACTACGACCTTCGGGACGAGACAGACCTGCCCGCGAATCTCTGCATTCGGGCGTACTCGAAAGCCGTCGAAGCGATGAAATCCACTGTCGCTGACTGGAAGAAGGGTAACAGCCGACCCCTCCCACGATTCGACAAGCCGTCCGCCGTCTACGACAAGCGGACGCTGACCATCAACGACCGGTCGGCAACGCTCTCAACCATCAACGGACGGGTCGCCGTGGACTACGTTCTCGGGGACTACCAACAGTCCTATCTCGATGATAACGACTACGAGAAGCGGATGGGGACGCTCCACTACCGCGAGGACGAGGATGCGTTCTACCTCCATATCGTCATCAAGAAAGAGGTCGAGGCACGCAACGGTGACAGAGTACTCGGCGTAGATTTGAACCTGAAGAACGTTGCCGTGACCAGTACGGGGTCGTTCTACGACGGTGGCGAACTGTTGTGGGGACAGAACCACTACTTCCGCGTGCGTCGAAGCCTCCAGCACAAAGGCACTCGCTCCGCCAAGCAGGTGCTCCGGCGACTGTCGGGGCGAGAAACCCGCTTCGTGCTGAATCGCCTGCACACCATTTCTCGACGCATCGTCGAGGAAGCCGACGCCCACGATTGTTCGTACATCGCCGTCGAAGAATTGACTCATATCCGCGAGCGGATGGACAACCGGGACGACCAGGTCAAGCGCCAGCTCCACAACTGGGCATTCCGCGAACTCCAGGAGATGCTCGCCTACAAGGCCGCGGAGTACGGAATCCGCGTCGAGGAGATACCGCCCGCGTACACGAGTCAGAGTTGCTCGAAGTGCGGCCACCAGTCTAACACGAATCGTAATTCGGAGACGGGCTGGTTCGAGTGTACCGAGTGCGGCTACGAGGCCGACGGGGATTACAACGCGGCGAAGAACATCGGTCGCAAGTTGCTAACCTTACCAGAGGGCAAACGCCCCTCTGGGTTGGGCGACAGTCATCTCGCCCTGAAGTCCGGGACGCTGAACGGAAACGGCGAGTACACCGCCTACGATGCTTCATCGTCAGACCAGGAGTCCACGGACAAGCCCACGACTTCAGTCGTGGGTCGATGA
- a CDS encoding glycosyltransferase family 4 protein: MRVLNYLELEDQLERSGIGTSTAHQRAALADTEHELETSPWAGGSPVSAAGRRLLGDRFFREYDLAHCNVIGPGSVAVARHAKRNSIPLVLHAHVTAEDFGESFRFSSQVAGPLRRYLRWFYSQADLVLVPSEYTRSNIETYPVDAPIRQITNGVDASRLDGHERLRDEYRDRYDIEGMSVFTVGSVFERKGLTTFCELAQRVDYDFTWFGHVDEGPHASPVVREWTSDPPENVTFTGWVEDVRGGYGAGDVFLLPTKDENQGIVVLEAMSCGKAVVLSDIPVFREFYTDGEDCLMCSSFEEYVEALDRLAENPDLRERLGENAKETAAEHSLERVARELDDAYRSVAGETPDGAPGDQSDHT; encoded by the coding sequence ATGCGGGTCCTCAACTACCTCGAACTGGAGGACCAGTTGGAGCGCAGCGGCATCGGCACCAGCACCGCCCACCAGCGCGCGGCGCTGGCCGACACCGAGCACGAGTTAGAGACCTCGCCGTGGGCCGGCGGCTCCCCCGTCTCCGCGGCCGGCCGCCGCCTGCTGGGCGACCGGTTCTTCCGCGAGTACGACCTCGCGCACTGCAACGTCATCGGCCCCGGGAGCGTCGCGGTCGCGCGCCACGCGAAGCGCAACTCGATTCCGCTCGTCCTCCACGCCCACGTCACCGCCGAGGACTTCGGGGAGTCGTTCCGCTTCTCCTCGCAGGTCGCCGGGCCCCTGCGCCGCTACCTCAGGTGGTTCTACTCGCAGGCCGACCTCGTGCTGGTCCCCTCGGAGTACACCCGCTCGAACATCGAGACGTATCCGGTCGATGCGCCCATCCGACAGATCACGAACGGCGTCGACGCCTCGCGGCTCGATGGTCACGAGCGACTCCGCGACGAGTACCGCGACCGGTACGACATCGAGGGGATGAGCGTGTTCACGGTCGGGAGCGTCTTCGAGCGCAAGGGCCTGACGACGTTCTGTGAACTCGCGCAGCGAGTCGACTACGACTTCACCTGGTTCGGCCACGTCGACGAGGGGCCACACGCCTCGCCCGTCGTCAGGGAGTGGACCAGCGACCCACCGGAGAACGTCACGTTCACCGGCTGGGTCGAGGACGTCCGCGGCGGCTACGGCGCCGGCGACGTGTTCCTGCTGCCCACGAAGGACGAGAACCAGGGCATCGTCGTCCTCGAGGCGATGAGCTGCGGGAAGGCCGTCGTCCTGAGCGACATCCCCGTCTTCCGCGAGTTCTACACCGACGGCGAGGACTGTCTCATGTGCTCGTCGTTCGAGGAGTACGTCGAGGCGCTGGACCGGCTGGCCGAGAACCCGGACCTTCGCGAGCGCCTCGGCGAGAACGCGAAGGAGACGGCCGCCGAGCACTCGCTGGAGCGGGTGGCGCGCGAGCTGGACGACGCCTACCGGTCGGTCGCCGGAGAGACACCTGACGGAGCCCCAGGGGACCAGTCGGACCACACTTGA
- the hpt gene encoding hypoxanthine/guanine phosphoribosyltransferase yields MDRLRQSLLDAPIIEKDGYHYFVHPISDGVPMLRPELLREIVISIIRKADLDVDKIVTPAAMGIHISTAVSLMTDIPLVVVRKRKYGLEGEVSLSQVTGYSESEMYINDVEPGDRVLVLDDVLSTGGTLTAITGALDEIGAEIADIVAVIKKEGGENKLETTDHEAKTLINVDVVDGEVVIVDENGDD; encoded by the coding sequence ATGGACCGGCTTCGTCAGTCCCTGCTGGACGCGCCGATCATCGAGAAGGACGGCTACCACTACTTCGTCCACCCCATCAGCGACGGGGTCCCGATGCTGCGGCCCGAACTCCTCCGGGAGATCGTCATCAGCATCATCCGGAAGGCCGACCTCGACGTGGACAAGATCGTCACGCCCGCGGCGATGGGTATCCACATCTCCACGGCCGTCTCCCTGATGACCGACATCCCGCTCGTCGTCGTCCGCAAGCGCAAGTACGGACTGGAGGGCGAGGTCTCGCTCTCGCAGGTCACCGGCTACTCCGAGTCCGAGATGTACATCAACGACGTCGAGCCCGGCGACCGCGTCCTCGTGCTGGACGACGTCCTCTCGACCGGCGGGACACTGACGGCCATCACGGGCGCGCTCGACGAGATCGGGGCCGAGATCGCCGACATCGTGGCCGTCATCAAGAAGGAGGGCGGCGAGAACAAACTCGAGACGACCGATCACGAGGCCAAGACGCTCATCAACGTCGACGTCGTCGACGGCGAAGTCGTCATCGTCGACGAGAACGGGGACGACTGA
- a CDS encoding glycosyltransferase: MADRSLGLVVPAYRPDVDRLTAYVRACRSALDPAAVRIELDAPTAGTAEAVREALPDAVVSVAPERRGKGAAITAGFEALVDEVDVLAFADADGSTPPESLRSIVEPVLDDRADLAVGSRRHPESVVVGHQTFARRRLGDAFAWLARRLLDADCYDYQCGAKAISAAAWETVRPHLYEAGFAWDVELIAMAGALGLRVLEVPIEWEDQPGSTVDPVDTAVSLGTALFVARHRAKRLQDSRLHDAIARRRADETALVDRDRHP, translated from the coding sequence ATGGCTGACCGGTCGCTGGGACTCGTCGTACCGGCCTACCGGCCGGACGTGGATCGGCTCACCGCGTACGTCCGAGCCTGTCGCTCGGCGCTCGACCCGGCGGCCGTCCGTATCGAACTCGACGCGCCCACGGCGGGCACCGCCGAGGCCGTCCGCGAGGCCCTCCCCGACGCGGTCGTCTCGGTCGCCCCCGAGCGCCGTGGGAAGGGCGCCGCGATCACCGCCGGCTTCGAGGCGCTCGTCGACGAGGTGGACGTGCTGGCGTTCGCCGACGCCGACGGCTCCACCCCACCCGAGAGCCTGCGGAGCATCGTCGAGCCGGTGCTCGACGACCGAGCCGACCTCGCGGTGGGCTCCCGCCGGCACCCCGAGTCGGTGGTCGTGGGCCACCAGACGTTCGCCCGCCGGCGGCTCGGCGACGCGTTCGCCTGGCTCGCGCGTCGACTGCTGGACGCGGACTGCTACGACTACCAGTGCGGCGCGAAGGCCATCTCGGCCGCCGCCTGGGAGACAGTCCGGCCACACCTGTACGAGGCCGGCTTCGCCTGGGACGTCGAGCTCATCGCGATGGCCGGCGCGCTCGGCCTCCGGGTCCTGGAGGTCCCCATCGAGTGGGAGGACCAGCCCGGCTCGACCGTCGACCCCGTCGACACCGCCGTCTCCCTCGGGACCGCCCTGTTCGTCGCCCGCCACCGCGCCAAGCGCCTGCAGGACAGCCGCCTGCACGACGCCATCGCGCGCCGGCGGGCGGACGAGACCGCCCTCGTCGACCGTGATCGCCACCCATGA
- a CDS encoding 50S ribosomal protein L44e: MEMPRRFNTYCPHCNAHHQHEVEKVRTGRSSGTKWDARRTRRGKSVIGNAGRFSKVPGGDKPTKKTDLRYRCSDCGKAHLREGWRAGKLELTE; encoded by the coding sequence ATGGAGATGCCACGCCGGTTCAACACGTACTGCCCGCACTGCAACGCCCACCACCAGCACGAGGTGGAGAAGGTCCGGACCGGCCGGTCCTCGGGCACGAAGTGGGACGCTCGCCGTACCCGCCGGGGCAAGAGCGTCATCGGGAACGCCGGGCGCTTCTCGAAGGTGCCCGGTGGCGACAAGCCCACCAAGAAGACCGACCTGCGCTACCGCTGCTCGGACTGTGGGAAGGCCCACCTCCGCGAGGGATGGCGTGCCGGCAAGCTGGAGCTGACCGAATAA
- a CDS encoding HAH_0734 family protein — protein sequence MKRLIIHGDPGIRKDAVIEVDGEELVCFAIARQGDWHGPDRVQLWCTVGTEDERETFDTRDFIPMHMEVENVDAEAVTVLSEKSDLAV from the coding sequence ATGAAGCGGCTCATCATCCACGGGGACCCCGGCATCCGCAAGGACGCCGTCATCGAGGTCGACGGCGAGGAACTCGTCTGCTTCGCGATCGCCCGCCAGGGCGACTGGCACGGCCCCGACCGCGTCCAGCTCTGGTGCACCGTCGGGACCGAGGACGAGCGCGAGACGTTCGACACCCGCGATTTCATCCCGATGCACATGGAGGTCGAGAACGTCGACGCCGAGGCCGTCACGGTCCTCAGCGAGAAGAGCGACCTCGCGGTCTGA